The Candidatus Mesenet endosymbiont of Agriotes lineatus region TTTCTGCACCAGAGAGAAAGAAAGACGCAAATAGCAAAAAAAGCACCCCTACTGAAGAATAAACTAATAACCAATCCATTAAATGCACTTAACTTTTAGTAACTAATATATTCACTAAAAATTGCATTTCAAGTTCAAGTTTTGACTTGTTTTATATTAATTGCTACTATGCATGAGGATTAAAATGATTGATTTATGCACCCTATACCATACTTAATTAATATGCTACTTGATACCTACAGCTTTATTTTATTTTCCTGGTTAATTTTAAGCTGGCTCATTGGGTTTAATATTGTTAATCAATATAATCAAGTAGTATATAGTATGATCTCTACTTTGAATAAAGTCGTATCTCCACCGCTTAATTTTATCAGAAGGTATATACCTTCATTTTATGGAATTGATATTGCTCCATTTTTACTGCTGATATTAATCCACTTTGTTAAATATACTATATACTACTATGCAAAGTAAGTTACTTGCATGTATGAAGCCAGTTATATCTTTTGCTTTTGCAACTTTTCTTTTTTTATCAATTTTGGGCTATCACAACACTGATTTTTCGTTTAATA contains the following coding sequences:
- a CDS encoding YggT family protein produces the protein MLLDTYSFILFSWLILSWLIGFNIVNQYNQVVYSMISTLNKVVSPPLNFIRRYIPSFYGIDIAPFLLLILIHFVKYTIYYYAK